A window of the Diabrotica undecimpunctata isolate CICGRU chromosome 1, icDiaUnde3, whole genome shotgun sequence genome harbors these coding sequences:
- the LOC140432907 gene encoding reticulocalbin-2-like gives MFRVLFYLFLIFANTINAGVMHSHTNEIHKERESDGAYSPRNHGHFSEEGEHYNEFDHEAILGSHKEAEMYDQLPPEEAKRRLAILLKKMDLNNDSQIERHELKAWIIRSFSMLSEEEAKDRLEDADENNDGQVTWEEYLADTYGLDSSENNIDIGGENEHLIESDRAMWKAADVNNDGVLDEKEWAPFSHPEEYPSMLPLILEQTLKEKDTDGDNGLIFQEFVGERGTHMSKEDLLTEKSKFDSFDSNGDGKLTGNEILSWVVPSNDEIADEEVDHLFASSDDTHDGVLSFSEILAHHDIFVGSEATYYGDHLHNIHQFDDEL, from the exons ATGTTTCGTGTATTGTTTTACCTATTTCTTATATTTGCAAACACAATCAACGCAGGTGTAATGCACAGTCATACAAACGAGATTCATAAAGAAAGAGAATCAGATGGGGCTTACAGCCCCCGGAACCACGGTCACTTTTCTGAAGAAGGTGAACATTACAATGAATTTGATCACGAAGCTATTTTGGGAAGCCACAAGGAAGCGGAAATGTATGACCAACTGCCTCCAGAAGAGGCCAAAAGACGTTTAGCAATACTTCTTAAAAAGATGGACCTTAATAATGATAGTCAGATTGAAAGACATGAGTTAAAAGCCTGGATCATTCGTTCGTTTAG TATGCTATCAGAGGAGGAGGCTAAAGATAGATTGGAAGATGCCGATGAAAATAATGATGGACAAGTCACTTGGGAAGAATATTTGGCAGATACTTATGGGCTAGATAGTTCTGAAAATAATATTGACATTGGTGGAGAAAATGAACAT CTTATTGAATCAGATAGAGCAATGTGGAAGGCAGCAGATGTGAACAATGATGGTGTTCTGGATGAAAAAGAGTGGGCTCCATTTTCCCATCCAGAAGAATATCCCAGTATGCTTCCACTTATATTAGAACAAACGCTGAAAGAAAAAGATACAGATGGAGATAATGGTCTTATTTTTCAAGAATTTGTGGGAGAAAGGGGTACACATATGAGCAAAGAAGATTTACTGACTGAAAAGTCTAAATTTGACTCTTTTGATTCTAATGGTGATGGAAAGTTGACTGGCAATGAAATTTTGTCTTGGGTAGTCCCTAGTAACGA TGAAATTGCAGATGAAGAAGTAGACCACTTATTCGCCTCTTCTGATGACACTCATGATGGCGTACTAAGCTTTTCAGAAATACTAGCACACCATGACATATTTGTAGGAAGTGAAGCTACATATTATGGTGACCATTTGCATAACATTCACCAGTTTGATGATGAATTATGA
- the LOC140432908 gene encoding calcium load-activated calcium channel — translation MWADTLLIVFISVCTAFLGEGLTWVMVYRTEKYQKLKTEVEKQSKKLEKRKEIHGDSLDKQHKKKIEREEERLKNNNRDLSFVKMKSMFAIGFAFTALLSMFNSIFDGRVVARLPFLPLTWIQGLSHRNLPGEDYYDCSFIFLYILCTMSIRQNIQKLLGFAPSRAASKQGNSLFGPTPGQFK, via the exons ATGTGGGCAGATACTCTTTTAATAGTATTTATTTCTGTATGCACAGCATTCTTAGGTGAAGGTTTAACATGGGTGATGGTATACCGCaccgaaaaatatcaaaaattaaagaCTGAAGTTGAAAAGCAAAGTAAAAAAT TAGAAAAACGAAAAGAAATTCATGGAGATTCGTTAGATAAACAGCATAAGAAGAAAATAGAACGTGAAGAAGAAAggcttaaaaataataacagaGATTTATCTTTTGTGAAAATGAAATCTATGTTTGCAATAGGTTTTGCGTTTACAGCTCTATTAAGCATGTTCAATAGCAT ATTTGATGGAAGAGTAGTGGCTAGATTACCTTTCTTACCCTTGACATGGATTCAAGGGTTGAGTCACAGGAATCTTCCTGGAGAAGATTACTATGATTGTTCATTTATCTTCCTTTATATTTTATGCACCATGTCCATCAGACAGAATATTCAAAAGTTGCTTGGATTTGCACCTTCCAGAGCAGCTTCCAAACAAGGAAACAGCCTATTTGGACCTACTCCAGGACAATTTAAATAG
- the Ntmt gene encoding N-terminal Xaa-Pro-Lys N-methyltransferase 1: MSFEFLENTEEIFYNNAVNYWSEIPATLDGMLGGFGYISQTDIKGSKMLLKQLFNSKDPPGREYAIDCGAGIGRISKFLLTEMFDKVDMVEQNAAFLEQAKKYLGPKIAKVPNCYSVGLQNFEPEPNKYDVIWIQWVIGHLTNKDLVKFLKSCSKGLKKNGVIVLKENITSTDDIEKDEQDSSVTRPMYLFHQLFQKADLTCYRQSKQHNFPKGLFSVYMFVLKPITDDVPDTTLQTEESPVKEESLPLVELSKEVDQINEANKDLENSTEVQQLAKPDIDELQQSRNVETKDIIEK, from the exons atgagTTTTGAATTTTTAGAAAATACAGAAGAAATATTCTATAACAATGCCGTTAATTATTGGTCAGAAATTCCAGCTACACTGGACGGTATGCTCGGAGGCTTCGGATATATCTCCCAAACAGACATTAAAGGTTCCAAAATGTTGTTAAAGCAACTATTTAATTCTAAAGATCCTCCAGGTAGAGAGTATGCCATAGATTGTGGAGCCGGTATCGGGAGGATCTCAAAATTCTTATTGACCGAGATGTTTGATAAAGTGGACATGGTAGAACAAAATGCAGCTTTTCTAGAACAAGCAAAAAAGTATTTAGGACCAAAGATAGCAAAAGTACCCAACTGCTATTCTGTAGGATTACAAAACTTTGAGCCGGAGCCCAACAAGTATGATGTTATCTGGATTCAGTGGGTTATAGGACATTTAACAAATAAAGATCTAGTCAAGTTTTTAAAATCTTGCAG caaggGTTTAAAGAAAAACGGTGTGATAGTTTTAAAAGAAAACATAACCTCTACAGATGATATAGAAAAAGACGAGCAAGATTCTTCAGTTACCAGACCAATGTATCTCTTCCATCAGTTATTTCAAAAAGCAGACTTGACTTGTTATAGGCAGTCCAAGCAACACAACTTTCCTAAAGGTTTATTTTCCGTCTATATGTTTGTCTTAAAACCTATTACAGATGATGTTCCTGACACAACACTTCAAACAGAAGAATCACCTGTAAAAGAGGAGTCACTTCCATTAGTTGAGTTATCTAAAGAAGTTGACCAAATTAATGAAGctaataaagatctggaaaataGTACTGAAGTCCAGCAGTTGGCAAAACCTGATATTGATGAGCTACAACAATCCAGAAATGTTGAGACCAAAGATATAATTGAAAAATGA